The Rufibacter sp. DG15C region GTTGGGCTTGTACACCTGGTGCCCGTGGTGGTTCAGAAACAGAAACGGGTCAATCATCTGCAGTCCTCGGGACGGTAATGGCGAGTAGGTGATTAAGTCTGCGATGGGGGAGTATTCTGCTTTATGGATTTTCTTGATGGTTCTCATAGTGACTAGGTTGGAGTAGGCTTATTACTTCCGTAGCGAAGGTAAGCGCCAAAAGGTTGTTATGTGTATGTACGTACATAAAAAATGAAGTAATCTACCTGAAGTAAGTTCTTGTCACAGTAGGCTTCCGTTTTTGGCCTGTTTCCTAGGCAAGAGGCCAAAAACGGAGTTTCAAGTAATAGCCTGTCGCGGAAACAGATGGACAGAAAAAATCCCCTTCCAACTTTGCAGAAAGCTGAAAGGGGAGTATAAGAGAAGTCTATAGGACTACTTGGTTCTAAACGCCTTAAACTGGTTGATCAAACCGTTGGTAGAGCTGTCATGTGACATGACTGGCTCCTCATTTAATAGCTCAGGCAGAATCTTGGAGGCCAGTTGCTTGCCTAGTTCCACGCCCCATTGGTCAAAGCTGTAGATATTCCAGATAATGCCCTGCACAAAGATTTTATGCTCATACATGGCCAGCAAGGCGCCCAGCGTTCTTGGGGTCAGTTGCTTGAACAGAATAGAGTTAGTAGGGCGGTTGCCTTCAAACACTTTAAAGTCTTTCAAGGATTTAATTTCCTCCTCAGACAGGTTGGCGGCACGCATCTCCTTTAAGACTTCCTCCTCGGTTTTGCCATTCATCAAGGCCTCGGTCTGCGCGAAGAAGTTGGCCATCAGTTTTGGATGGTGGTCGCTGAGCGGGTTGTGGCTGACGGCCGGGGCCAGAAAGTCACATGGGATCAGTTTGGTGCCCTGGTGGATGAGTTGGTAGAACGCGTGCTGGCCGTTGGTGCCGGGCTCGCCCCAGATGATAGGACCGGTCTGGTAATTTACCTTTTCGCTGTTCCGGTCCACCGACTTGCCGTTGCTTTCCATGTCGCCCTGCTGGAAGTAGGCGGCAAAGCGGTGCATGTACTGGTCATACGGCAATAGCGCGTGCGCCTCAGCCCCAAAGAAGTTGTTGTACCAGATGCCCAGCAAAGCCAGAATCACGGGCGCGTTCTTTTCAAATGGCGTCTTCTGGAAGTGCTGGTCCATGGCATGCGCTCCATCCAGCAAGGACCTGAAGTTCTCAAACCCGATGGTACAGCAGATGGACAAGCCAATGGCAGACCACAACGAGTACCTTCCGCCTACCCAGTCCCAGAAGGCAAACATGTTCTGCGGGTCAATGCCAAACGCTGACACGGCCTTGGTGTTGGTAGAGATAGCCACGAAGTGCTTTTTGATGTGCTCCTCATTCTTTGCATTCTCCAAAAACCAGGTGCGCGCACTGTGAGCGTTGGTCATAGTCTCCTGGGTGGTGAACGTCTTGGAGGCAATCATGAACAGCGTGGTTTCGGCGTCTACTTTCTTGAGGGTCTCGGCTATGTGCGTGCCGTCCACGTTTGACACAAAGTAGGTGGTGATGTTAGGCTTCTGGTACGGCTTCAAGGCCTCAGTGACCATCACGGGGCCTAGGTCAGAGCCACCGATGCCAATGTTCACGATGGTGGTGATGGGCTTGCCCGTGTAGCCTTTCCAGCCACCCGAGATGATTTGTTCAGAGAAGGCCTTCATCTGGTCCAGCACGCGGTTCACGTCTGGCATCACATCCTGTCCGTCCACCAGAATAGGCGTGTTGGAGCTGTTGCGCAAGGCCACGTGCAACACCGCGCGGTCCTCGGTGAAGTTGATTTTCTCCCCGGAGAACATGCCGTCAATGGCTTCCCGCAAACCGGTCTCCTGCGCCAATTGCAACAACAGTTGCATGGTCTCCTCGGTCACGCGGTTCTTGGAGAAGTCCAGCAGGATGTCCTCAAAGGTGAGGCTCAGTTTCTCGAAGCGCTGCGGGTCCTCCTGAAACAGGTCCTTGAGGTGCTGAGACTGCATCTGCTGGAAATGGGCGTCTAATTTCTTCCAGGCTTGGGTGGTGGTGGGATTTATAGCGGGTAACATAGTTTCATTCTTATTATCTGGCGCGAAGTTAAGAAGAGATTGAATAGAAATGCCAAAGGCCTTTTTACCTCTGGCATCACCTTACTATTCGTGCTTTTCTCTTTTTGGTTATTGAATCCACTGCTGAATTAGCTTTTCGGCGAAGGCCTCATCTTTCCAGCCCATCAGACGGGTGGGTTGCTGGCGGTCCACGTTCAGGTACCAGTTCTGCAAGATGGTCTTCACGGCCGGGTAGCGCCCCGAAAAATCCATGTAGTTGTGCGCCGAGATGGTCTGCTCACTGGGCCGGGCCGGTATAGCCACTATCAGATGGTACAGCTCCCCGCTTCGTTCCAGCACCAGCACGCCCATGGGCAGAATCTCCAGCACCGTCCCCTGTTTTAATTGGTTGGAAAGCACCAGTACCGGCAACGGTGCGGCCGGCCTTCCCTTAGCTGAGTCTACCAGGGTGCTGGGAATAAAGCCCTCGTTGCCTAGATAGGGCAGAAAGTCCAGTTCTTTGGCTCGTCCGGCTTCTGTTTTACGGACAAACTCTTTTTTAATGAAGTCATAGCGCTGCGGCTCAGTGGAGCCGGCGGGCGTCACAATTACGGCCTGCCATTGCTTGGTGTCAGTAAAAGCGGGCACTTCCTGGTAATTGGTGGTACAGCTGCTCAGCACCGCAAAAAGCAGGAGGCAAATAGGGAATAGGTATTTCATAAGGAAAGCAAGTCCTTTCAAGGTAACGTGATGGAGCGGGGTAGGCCCAGTACTAGAACAGAACGGGGGATTCTGTGAGACCAGTACGCCTCCTATAAACTTACACCTTTCCCGCCTAGGATTCCAGCGGTCACGGCACTTTCTTTCTTTTACTTCCATGTTAACAGTTTTTGACTTATTTTTCTGGAAACACCACCAAATCAAACAACCTCTCCATGACGCTTTTACAGAAACTAAGCCTTTGCACGCTGGCCACCGGCCTTTTTGTGCTACCAGCGGTGAGCTACGGGCAAAGCAACGACCTGCACGCCCAGATAGACCGCTTAGCCGACAAGATAGAACCAAAAGTCATCCAATGGCGAAGAGACTTCCACCAGAACCCAGAGCTGGGCAACCTGGAGTTCAAGACCGCCGAGAAGATTGCCAAGCACCTGAAATCCCTGGGGCTGGAAGTTCATACCGGCGTCGCCAAAACTGGGGTGGTAGCCCTTCTGAAAGGCGGCAAGCCCGGCCCCGTGGTCGCCCTCCGCGCCGACATGGACGCCCTGCCCGTGACCGAGCGGAACAGCCTGCCCTTCGCGTCTAAGGTGAAGACCACTTACAATAACCAGCAGGTGGGCGTGATGCACGCCTGCGGCCATGATACGCACATTGCCATGCTCATGGGCGCCGCCGAAATCCTGACTCAGAACAAAAAAGACATTGCTGGCACCATCAAGTTCATCTTCCAGCCCGCCGAGGAAGGCGTACCCGCAGGAGAGGAAGGCGGCGCCAAACTGATGGTGAAGGAAGGCGTGCTGACCAACCCCAAGGTAGAGGCCATCTTTGGCGTGCACATCAATTCGGCCACAGAGGTAGGCACTTTGAAGTACAAGCCGCAGGGGACCATGGCCAGTTCAGACAACTTCAAGATTAAAATTAAGGGTCGTCAGGCGCACGGGGCGTACCCGTGGGCCAGTATTGACCCCATTGCCGTGTCGGCGCAGATAATTAACGGCATTCAGACCATTGTGAGCCGCCAGATGGAAATCACGCAGGATGCCGCCGTCATCACCGTGGGCGCCATTCATGGCGGGGTGCGCTCTAACATCATCCCAGAGGAAGTGGAGATGATCGGCACCATCCGGGCGCTCAACACCGACATGCAGAAAGAACTGCACGCCCGCCTCAAACGCACCGCCGAGATGATTGCCGCCAGCGCCGGCGCCACGGCTATCGTTGAAATCACCGAGCAATGCCCCGTCACCTATAACCACGAGCTGCTCACCGCGCACATGTTGCCAAGCCTAGAACAGGCCGCCGGAAAGAACAACGTGAAACTGACCAAGGCCGTGACCGGCGCCGAGGACTTCGCGTTCTTCCAGCAGCAGATTCCGGGCGTGTACCTGTTTGTGGGTGGTATGCCGAAGGGGATGGACTCCAACAAGATTCCCGCACACCACACCCCGGACTTCATGATTGACGAGAGCGGCATGAAACTGGGCATGCGCACCCTGGCCTACCTGGCCGTTGACTACCTGAATAAGCCTCTGCAGAAGAGCGCATCCAAGTAATTTTCTGTACTTTTGGCGCTTCGTTTTTGGTCTGTTTCTGAGAAAATAGGCCAAAAACGAAGCGCTTTTTTTATGCCTAGAGCCACCTTGTTCAGAGGCCTCTCGGCTGAAACTTGCGCTCAGTTACTTGAATCCATTATTAACAGATTACTCCCTTGAAACTCGCATTAGTAACCTATTCAGATTTGCACAGCTACGGCTCCTTGAGCAGCAGCGAAGACAGTGTATTGGTGGATTACCTCACGTCCAAAGGCCTGGACCTGACCGTGGAGGTATGGAATGACCCGGCCGTGAACTGGCAACAGTACGACGTGGCTATCCTTAAATCGCCGTGGGACTACTTTGACCGCATTGAGGAGTTCTTGGCGTGGCTGGACAAAATAGAAGGCTTGGGCGTGCGCCTGCTCAACCCCGTGGACATTGTGCGCTGGAATACGGACAAGCACTACCTGTTACAGATAGCTGAAACCGGTCTGCCCGTAGTTCCTTCTGCCTTGCTTAAAAGAGGCACTGACATTAACCTGGAGGAACTCTACACCCGCTTTGGCACCGATAAACTTATTGTGAAGCCTACGGTGAGCGGCGGTGCCAAGAACACGTTTATTGTAGCAAAAAACCAGGCCGCCGCCGAGTTGCCCAAGATTCAGGAGTTGACCGCCACAGAGGATTTTCTGGCCCAGCCATTCATGCCGCAGATTCAGGAAGAAGGGGAGTGGTCGTTTCTGTTCTTCGGGGGGAAATATAGCCATACCTTGCTCAAGTCTGCCAAGAGCGGTGACTTTAGAGTGCAGCACTTTTTTGGCGGCACCATCCATCCTCAGGAAGCCCCCGCGCACCTATTGAGCCAAGCCCAGAAACTGGTAGACCAATTTGCCCAAGGCTGTCTCTACGCCCGCGTAGACGGCGTGGTGGTAGGAGAGGAACTCCAACTCATGGAACTGGAGCTGATCGAGCCGTTCCTGTTCTTGCACACCAATGAGCATGCACTGGAGAACTACTATCATGCTTTGAAAAGCATGCTTTAGGCGTAGGAGATTTTTAGGGATAATCCTAACTAAATGAGACTGTTAATCTTATTATTCGGTTTGATAATTAACATTCCTAATATCCAAAAGGGAATTAAAGCAGGCTTTGGAGTAGCAGCAAATAAATCTGTTACTTCACTAAATTCAAAGAAACCAACTCTTCATAAGATATGGGTTTTTAAGGAAATAAAGCACGTTAAGAATAGCGTAGGCACTATGTTCAACGTGCCGATAATTACGTTGATGGATTTTAGGGATCAGAGCACCTTGAGATATGAAATCAATGATTCTGTGCAATCTGTACATTATGAAGTAGAAATGAATCATATTAGGTTCAAACAAGAAGGTGTCCTAATTCCGGTGAGTTATAGAATCGAAAAACTTACAAAAAGGACTTTAGAACTTATTCTGGTTATTGACTATACACAAGGAGATAATAGACTGCAAGGAGACTTGGTCAAGTTAATATTTAATCAGATTGAAAAATGACTTCCTGAATAAGGCGCATAAGCTATGGCATGGCGGTAGGCATGCTTCATGCACGAAACTTTCCAAGAACTCAGGGGGATTGAAGACCTGCAAGTATTTTCCTTAAAACCGTTTTTGGCTCATTTCCCAGAAAGTAGCCCAAAAACGGAAAGCCCTCTCAAAATCAAATTTGAGAGGGCTTTCCGTTTTATAATGGTTTGATTCTTATGAGAAGTAGTTCACGCTCATGCCACCGTCCACAGCTATGCACTGGCCCGTAATATACGCCGCCGCGGGCATGCATAAGAAGGCGACCGCTCCGGCCACGTCTTCGGGGTTGCCGATGACGTTGAGCGGAGTGCGGCTCAACACGCTCCTTAAATACTCTTGGTCCTGTAAGACGGTCTCAGCTAGAGGGGTTTTAATGTACCAAGGCGCCACGCAGTTCACGCGGATGCCGTAGGGTGCCCATTCGCCGGCCAGGTTCTTAGACAGCTGGATTAGGGCCGCTTTGGTCATGCCGTAGATGGTGCCCGTGCGCACGTGGCCCAAACCAGCCACCGAAGACACGTTCACCACGTTGCCCTGCGGGGATTTCTGCAGCAGCGGCAAGGCATGCTGGCAGAGCTCAAAGGCACTGGTCAGGTTGGTCTGCAACAGAAAGCTGTATTCTTCTGGGCTGTAGTCTTGGATTTTCTTTCTAATGTTGGTGCCCACGTTGTTGACCAAGATGTCCAGGCCGCCCCAGGTATTCTGAATCAATTGCAGGAGGTTGTGGCGGTCCGCCGAAAGGCTTACGTCTGCGACCATGCCAGAGGCTTTAAGGCCACGAGCCCGGTAGTCTACCACGGCTTGGTTTACCTCCAGTTCCTTGCGCGCGACAATAAGCACCTCGGCGCCCAAGGTAAGCAGTTCTTCTGCAATGGCGGCGCCTATGCCCTTGGTGGCGCCGGTGACCAAGGCCCGGCGGCCTTCTAAACTCCAACGGTTCTGTTGCATGTTCTGTGGTTCAATTTGGTAATGGAATCCAAGTCTACGCAGAAACTCTGTAACCTGATAGCTTTGCCGCCGTTTTTGGGCTGTTTTCTGAAAAAGAGGACAAAAACGAGGAGGCCTTTACTCTATCAGTAACGGCCTATTGTATGTCCCTCGAGCAACTAACAACAAATAACGAGCAACAAAAAAATAGGGCAATAAAAAAAGCCGGTGTAGAAACCGGCTTTTTTCAAAACTAAAACTATGGGAAAACCAATTGGATATGGTCCTATCCTCTTCTTTCTTTGATACGAGCAGCTTTACCAGAAAGGCCTCTCAAGTAGAACAGACGAGCTCTTCTTACTTTACCTCTGCGGATCACCTCGATCTTCTCGATGTTTGGAGAAAGAAGCGGGAAAATACGCTCTGTACCGATTTGGTTAGACACTTTTCTTACAGTGAAAGTCTCGCTTACACCAGAGTTTCTGCGTTGCAATACCACGCCTTGGAATTGCTGGATACGCTCCTTGTTACCCTCACGGATTTTCACGTGAATGTTCACGGTATCGCCAGCAGCAAAAGAAGGAATAGACGCACGCTTCTCAGTGTATTCCTGCTCTACTAATTTGATTAAATCGCTCATGACTATAATATAGTGTCTATTTTATCTCAAAATTCGGAGTGCAAATATAGACGTAATTTTTGTAATTGTAAATCAAGTAGTAATAATTTTATTCTTCGGGCAATAAATCAGGCCTGCGTTCGCGGGTTCTCTGTATTGCCTGCTCAAAGCGCCACTCCTCTACTTTAGGGGTATTGCCAGAAAGAAGAATCTCTGGGACGGCATGTCCCTCAAAGTCAGCGGGCCGGGAATACACCGGCGGCGCCAACAGGTTGTCCTGGAAAGAGTCTGACAAGGCACTGCTCTCATCATTCAATACGCCGGGTATGATTCTGATGATGGAATCTGCCAGCACCGCGGCCGCCAGCTCCCCACCCGACAAAACATAGTCGCCTATGCTTATCTCATGGGTCACAAACAAATCGCGCACGCGCTGGTCTACGCCTTTGTAATGACCGCACAGAATGATGATGTTCTCCAGCAGGGACAAGCGGTTAGAGGTAGCCTGGTTCAGCGTCTGGCCGTCTGGGGTCATGTAAATGACCGCGTCATAGCTGCGCTGGGCCTGCAATTCTCTTATGCACTTGGCAATGGGCTCTACCATCAAGACCATGCCCGCACCGCCGCCAAACGCATAGTCATCAATCTGACCGTGCTTGTTGATGGCGTACTGGCGTAGATCGTGCAGATGCACTTCTACCAGGCCTTTGTCCTGGGCACGCTTTAAGATGGAGTGGCTGAAGGGGCCGTCTAGCAGGCTAGGCTGGCAGGTGATAATATCAAACCGCGTCATCGTCGTCGTCTTCCTCTTCACCGGCAATAGGTGGCTCTTCCTCCATTCTGTTAGAGGGCTTGGTGTAGACCTCCATCAGTCCTTCGGGCAGGGTCACGTACAGCTTTCTCTCTGCCTTGTCTGTCCTCTGGATGACCTCGTCGTTCACCGGAATCAGGATCTCATGGCCCTGGTACTGCATGGCCAATAGGTCTTGCGCCGGCAAATCAAAGAAGGTTTCTACCGTTCCCAGTTCACCCAGCACACTGTCCACCACGGTGTAGCCAATCACTTCATGGAAGTAGAACTGGTCTTCTTCCAACTCCGGCAGCATTTTCAGCGGAAGGTACAGGCTGGTGCCTTTCAACTTCTCGGCTTGCACCACGGTGTCCACATCCTCAAACTTGATGATGCTTTTGCCTTTGTCCTGCGGATTGAGGTCATCAATGAAAAAAGGAACCAGCTTCCCGTTAATTAACAGGAAAACTGATTCCAATTCATCGTACTCTTCCGGGAAGTCTACGTCAAAAAACGCGACCACCTGGCCCTTGGTGCCATGCGTACGGACGATATACCCCAACTGGAAGCATGCGTCTAACGTCATGGCCGTAAAATTAAGCTTGCTCTTCTGTAGCGTCAGCAGCAGGAGCCTCAGTAGCACCTTCTTCTGTAGCAGTCTCAGCTTCAGCAACTGGAGCTTCTTCTTCTACTTCTGCAACTGGCTCAGGAGCCGGCGTGTTTTTCAAACGGATAGCTTCTGCACGAGCCGCGTTTACTTTGGCTTCAGCCTCAAGGTTAGCCTTTTTCTTAGCAGCTTTGTCAGAGCCTAATTGCTCTTTCTTGCCAGTAATCTTAGCGTCTTTGGCGTCTTTCCACTCTTGGTAACGGGCATCTGCCTGCTCTTGCGTCACGGCACCTTTGGCAACACCAATCTGCAAGTGCTTTCTGAACATAACACCAGTGTAAGAAAGCATAGCTTTCACAGTGTCAGTTGGTTGAGCGCCTTTCAATACCCAATCCAACGCTTTGTCTTCGTTGAAGTTGATAGTGGCAGGGTTGGTTTGTGGGTTGTAAGTACCCAATTTCTCGATGAAACGACCATCACGTGGTGAACGAGAATCAGCTACTACGATGTCGTACATAGCTGCTTTTTTGCGGCCTCTGCGGGCCAGTCTGATTTTAACAGGCATAACTAGTTTTGTTAAAGCGCCGGAACCCGTCCGGCATTGGGGGGCAAAGATACGCCAATTTCTAACAAATTGACAATGTGAAGTTTTGAAATTGATGGAATGTGCTAATTAACAACCTGCTTGTAATGTTAACGGAGATGCATGTATGAAAATGAGCGAGCAAGTTGAAGTGGCTGGGCTGCTTCCGTTTTTGGCCTGTTTTCCGGGAATTAAGCCAAAAACGGGAACAAGCGCCAAGATAGGCGCAGATTAAAAGTCAAATAATCAGTCGCCTTCCAATAATCAGTCTAAAAAGCAAAACGCCTCAACACAAGTAAGTGCTGAGGCGTTTTTATGATTTGGTCCTAATTATGACCGAACTGGCGCTTTCTTCAATTTGATGATGCGCAATTTGTCCAAAGTCCAGATAACCGGATAGGTTGGGTCCACTTCCCACCACTTCACCCCGAAGTTCACGCGGTTAGGCAATTTGTGGTGGTTGTTCTGGAACAACTCTCCGCCGGTCAAGAAGTCAAA contains the following coding sequences:
- a CDS encoding amidohydrolase, whose protein sequence is MTLLQKLSLCTLATGLFVLPAVSYGQSNDLHAQIDRLADKIEPKVIQWRRDFHQNPELGNLEFKTAEKIAKHLKSLGLEVHTGVAKTGVVALLKGGKPGPVVALRADMDALPVTERNSLPFASKVKTTYNNQQVGVMHACGHDTHIAMLMGAAEILTQNKKDIAGTIKFIFQPAEEGVPAGEEGGAKLMVKEGVLTNPKVEAIFGVHINSATEVGTLKYKPQGTMASSDNFKIKIKGRQAHGAYPWASIDPIAVSAQIINGIQTIVSRQMEITQDAAVITVGAIHGGVRSNIIPEEVEMIGTIRALNTDMQKELHARLKRTAEMIAASAGATAIVEITEQCPVTYNHELLTAHMLPSLEQAAGKNNVKLTKAVTGAEDFAFFQQQIPGVYLFVGGMPKGMDSNKIPAHHTPDFMIDESGMKLGMRTLAYLAVDYLNKPLQKSASK
- the rimM gene encoding ribosome maturation factor RimM (Essential for efficient processing of 16S rRNA), which translates into the protein MTLDACFQLGYIVRTHGTKGQVVAFFDVDFPEEYDELESVFLLINGKLVPFFIDDLNPQDKGKSIIKFEDVDTVVQAEKLKGTSLYLPLKMLPELEEDQFYFHEVIGYTVVDSVLGELGTVETFFDLPAQDLLAMQYQGHEILIPVNDEVIQRTDKAERKLYVTLPEGLMEVYTKPSNRMEEEPPIAGEEEDDDDDAV
- the pgi gene encoding glucose-6-phosphate isomerase, with product MLPAINPTTTQAWKKLDAHFQQMQSQHLKDLFQEDPQRFEKLSLTFEDILLDFSKNRVTEETMQLLLQLAQETGLREAIDGMFSGEKINFTEDRAVLHVALRNSSNTPILVDGQDVMPDVNRVLDQMKAFSEQIISGGWKGYTGKPITTIVNIGIGGSDLGPVMVTEALKPYQKPNITTYFVSNVDGTHIAETLKKVDAETTLFMIASKTFTTQETMTNAHSARTWFLENAKNEEHIKKHFVAISTNTKAVSAFGIDPQNMFAFWDWVGGRYSLWSAIGLSICCTIGFENFRSLLDGAHAMDQHFQKTPFEKNAPVILALLGIWYNNFFGAEAHALLPYDQYMHRFAAYFQQGDMESNGKSVDRNSEKVNYQTGPIIWGEPGTNGQHAFYQLIHQGTKLIPCDFLAPAVSHNPLSDHHPKLMANFFAQTEALMNGKTEEEVLKEMRAANLSEEEIKSLKDFKVFEGNRPTNSILFKQLTPRTLGALLAMYEHKIFVQGIIWNIYSFDQWGVELGKQLASKILPELLNEEPVMSHDSSTNGLINQFKAFRTK
- a CDS encoding RimK family alpha-L-glutamate ligase, with translation MKLALVTYSDLHSYGSLSSSEDSVLVDYLTSKGLDLTVEVWNDPAVNWQQYDVAILKSPWDYFDRIEEFLAWLDKIEGLGVRLLNPVDIVRWNTDKHYLLQIAETGLPVVPSALLKRGTDINLEELYTRFGTDKLIVKPTVSGGAKNTFIVAKNQAAAELPKIQELTATEDFLAQPFMPQIQEEGEWSFLFFGGKYSHTLLKSAKSGDFRVQHFFGGTIHPQEAPAHLLSQAQKLVDQFAQGCLYARVDGVVVGEELQLMELELIEPFLFLHTNEHALENYYHALKSML
- the trmD gene encoding tRNA (guanosine(37)-N1)-methyltransferase TrmD, with translation MTRFDIITCQPSLLDGPFSHSILKRAQDKGLVEVHLHDLRQYAINKHGQIDDYAFGGGAGMVLMVEPIAKCIRELQAQRSYDAVIYMTPDGQTLNQATSNRLSLLENIIILCGHYKGVDQRVRDLFVTHEISIGDYVLSGGELAAAVLADSIIRIIPGVLNDESSALSDSFQDNLLAPPVYSRPADFEGHAVPEILLSGNTPKVEEWRFEQAIQRTRERRPDLLPEE
- a CDS encoding 30S ribosomal protein S16 produces the protein MPVKIRLARRGRKKAAMYDIVVADSRSPRDGRFIEKLGTYNPQTNPATINFNEDKALDWVLKGAQPTDTVKAMLSYTGVMFRKHLQIGVAKGAVTQEQADARYQEWKDAKDAKITGKKEQLGSDKAAKKKANLEAEAKVNAARAEAIRLKNTPAPEPVAEVEEEAPVAEAETATEEGATEAPAADATEEQA
- a CDS encoding SDR family oxidoreductase gives rise to the protein MQQNRWSLEGRRALVTGATKGIGAAIAEELLTLGAEVLIVARKELEVNQAVVDYRARGLKASGMVADVSLSADRHNLLQLIQNTWGGLDILVNNVGTNIRKKIQDYSPEEYSFLLQTNLTSAFELCQHALPLLQKSPQGNVVNVSSVAGLGHVRTGTIYGMTKAALIQLSKNLAGEWAPYGIRVNCVAPWYIKTPLAETVLQDQEYLRSVLSRTPLNVIGNPEDVAGAVAFLCMPAAAYITGQCIAVDGGMSVNYFS
- a CDS encoding inorganic diphosphatase, with amino-acid sequence MKYLFPICLLLFAVLSSCTTNYQEVPAFTDTKQWQAVIVTPAGSTEPQRYDFIKKEFVRKTEAGRAKELDFLPYLGNEGFIPSTLVDSAKGRPAAPLPVLVLSNQLKQGTVLEILPMGVLVLERSGELYHLIVAIPARPSEQTISAHNYMDFSGRYPAVKTILQNWYLNVDRQQPTRLMGWKDEAFAEKLIQQWIQ
- the rplS gene encoding 50S ribosomal protein L19, whose translation is MSDLIKLVEQEYTEKRASIPSFAAGDTVNIHVKIREGNKERIQQFQGVVLQRRNSGVSETFTVRKVSNQIGTERIFPLLSPNIEKIEVIRRGKVRRARLFYLRGLSGKAARIKERRG